GGTCCGGAACAGCCCGGCACCGAGCAGCCCGACTCCCCAGGCGCCGATCAGTACGGCGCCGACCCGGAAGCCGGACCGCCCGACACCGACGGCGAAAGCAACCGTCAGCACTCCCACGACGAGGAAGTTGACGACCTGGATCCAGCCGGCCGGTCCGAGCTCGAGTGAGCTGACCGGGTGGCGGAGTGCGTCGTACCCCGATCCCTTGAAGGCGCCTTCGAGCAGGAAGACAACGACGAAGAGCGGACCGGCGACAAGTCCGCAGCGGAGCAGGGTGCGGTTCATCAGCGGGTGCCGGCGGCGAGGGCTTCGGTGGCCTTGGCGTGTAGGGCCGTGCGGTCGACGCCGGCTGCTTGGATGGTGCGGGCCACGCGGCCGCGGTCGGCTTCGAGGAGGCCCACCAGGATGCGCATGGAGCCGAAACGGGCCATCTTCGGTGGGGCGTCCATCGCGCGGCGGAGCATCAGCTTGGTCGACTCGCCGATCTGCGGGTCGCGGGCCCGGTCCGGCGTTGCCTCTGGCAACAGTCCCGTCCGGACCGCGATGCCGGCGACGGCCAGGCTCTGCTCCCACTCGCGGCTCAGCGCGGCCCGGATCGTGTCCTCGGTCAGTCCGGCATCGGCCAGCAACCGCGCGGCCGGCGAGTCCTCGAGGGCGGCGAGGGCGAGCAGCACGTGCTCGGCCTCGATCGTCCGGGAACCGTCCTGGCGAGCCTCGGCGCGCGCCGCGCGCACCAGGATCGCGCGCACGTCCTTGTGGTCCGACATCAGCGCCTCCTCAGGGCAACACCGGCGGCGACCAGCCGCCGGGCGTGTTTCTTGTGCACCGCCTGCCGAGTGACCCCCAGCACCTCGGCCACCTCGGACCAGCTCCAGCCGGCCCGCATCGCCTGCTCCACCTGGCTGTCCTCCAGCCGGTCGGCCAGCCGACGCAGCGCCACCACCGCGGCGAGTCCGGCCGCGGGGTCCTCGGGATCCACCAACTCCGTCATTCAAGCAACCTAGGTTGACAACCTGGCGTTGTCAACCTCGGTTGCTTAATCGCGGGGTTGACGAGCCCGGCCGACTTTGCCTATATTCAACACATCGGTTGATCAAGGGAATGGTTGATAAAGATGATGGTTGATGCTGATCAGCTTGATCGGGCGTTCGCGGCACTGGCCGACCCGGTCCGGCGAGCGATGATCGCGCGGCTGTCGCGCGGCCCGGCCACCGTGAACGAACTGGCCGAACCGTTCCCGATCACCAAGCAGGCGGTGTCGCGGCACATCCAGGTGCTCGAGGCCGCCGGGCTGATCACCCGGACCCGGGACGGCCAGCGCCGCCCGTGTCACCTGGTGCCGACCGCCCTCGAAGCACTGACGAGCTGGATCGACGAGTACCGGCTCGAAACCGAACGCCGCTTCCGCCGGATGGAAGCACTATTGAAGGAGAAGGAATCATGAGCGGGACAACCATCAACACCCCTGCCGGCACCCCCTTCGTCGAGGTGACGCGCGAGTTCGCGGCGACGCCGGCGCAGCTGTTCAGGGTCATGACCGACCGCGAGCTGGTGAGCGAGTGGCTCGGCCCGCGCGACCTCGACGCGACGATCGAGGAGTACGACGTACGGACCGGTGGGAAGTACCGGTACATCCACCGCGACGACTCCGGTGAGTACGCGTTCCGCGGCGTCTTCCACGCCGTCGAGCAGGACAAGCTGATCATCCAGACCTTCGAGTGGGAAGGCGCGCCGGCCGAGGTCTGCATCGAGAAGATGACCCTCGAGCCGACCGAGAACGGCGTACGGCTGCACCAGCAGTCGGTGTTCCCGTCCGTCGAGGCCCGCGACCAGTCGATCGAGTACGGCATGGAGAGCGGCATCAACGACTCGATGGACCGCCTGGCCGAACTGCTCGCCAAGGAGAGCTGATCATGAGCCAGGTCGTCGTCGACATCTCGGTGTCGCTGGACGGCTACGTCACCGGGCCCGACGCCGGCATCGGCAACGGCCTCGGTGACGGCGGCGAGGCCCTGCACGACTGGGTCTTCCACGGCACCGACGCGGACCGCGCCGTCCTGGACGCCGCCTTCGCCTCGAGCGGAGCGGTCGTCCAAGGCCGGAACCTGTTCGACGTGATCGACGCCCCGGGCGGGTGGAGCGACGAGATGGGGTACGGCGCGAAGCCGACCGGCGAGGTCAATCCACCGGTCTTCGTCGTCACCCACACGCCGCCTGCGCAGACCCGCTTGGGCGATCGATTCCGCTTCGTGGGCAGCCCGGCCGAGGCGATCGCACAGGCCACAGAGGTTGCCGACGGCAAGGACGTCTATGTGATGGGCGGCGGGCAGATCTGCCACGCGATGCTCTCCGAAGGGCTGGCCGACGTACTGCGGTTGCACCTGGCTCCCGTCGTACTCGGAGGCGGGACCCGGTTGTTCTCCGCCGAAGCAGCGCCGGCGTACGCGCTCGAACTGATCGAGGCCGTGTCGACACCGGCCGCGCAGCACCTCACCTATCGAGTAGTGAAGGAGCAGTAGTCATGGGAAACGTCATCGCGTCGGCCGTCGTTTCGCTGGACGGGTTCGTGGCCACCACCGAGGACGAGGTCGGGCCGCTGTTCGACTGGTACAACAACGGTCCGGTCGAGATCTACGGGACCGATCCGGGCCGCCCGTTCCATGTCAGCCAGGCGAGTGCTGACTACATGAACACGTCCTGGGGCAACGTCGGCGTCGTGCTGTGCGGCCGGCGTCTGTTCGACATCACCAACGGCTGGGAAGGTATTCCGCCGTTCGGCGAGCACGTCGTTGTCGTCACGCACCAGCCGCCGACCGACTGGCCGTTCCCGGACGCGCCGTACGCCTTCGCGAGCGGGATCGAGGAGGCCGTTGCCAAGGCCCAGGAGTTGGCCGGCGACCGCGACATCTCGCTGGCCGCGGGCAACCTGACCGGGCAGGCCTTGCGGGCCGGTCTGGTCGACGAGCTCTCGTACAACCTCGTCCCGGTCATCTTCGGAACCGGCAAGCGCTTCTTCGGCGACTACGCCGACGAACAACTCCTGCTGGACGACCCGAAGGTGGTCGAGGGCGACCGTGTCACCCACCTGCACTACCGCGTCAGGAAGGGATGATCCGCGATCACCGTTTTGGAGCCTGGGGTGATCTCGGTGAAGCCGGCGTCCTGGACTACGGGGAGGTCGGTGGTCAGGAGGTGGTTCCAGTGGGGCGGGTTCGCGGTGCGGACCGCCAGGGCGAAGTCGGCTGCTGCCCATTCTTTGCGGGCTTCGGGTGAGAGGGCCCACCAGGCCAGTTGGGCGGCATGCCCACACTGCGCCATCGCCTTGCCACTGGACATTTCCAGGGCTGGGTTGACCCACAGGACCGGTACGCCGGGTTCGAGCGGCGGGAGGTCGGCGGTGTCCTCGAAGTCGGTGCCTGTCACCTGGAGCTTGAACAACTCGGGCGGTACGTCGTCCACCCCGGTAGGCGGAAACACCCGAACCTCCGCCGTACCTCCGTGCATCGTGATGCCCGGCAACGCCTCTGCGCGGCGCCACTCGGCGCCGCGGGCTCGCTTGGTGATCTTGCGGATCCGGTTGTCCTGCCAGGCCGCCATGGCCGGCGCCCACTCGCCCTCGCCGTGCGAGCGCTCGTCGGCCAGGATCGCGAGCACCGCCCGCGCCGCCGTCTCCAGCGCGTCGGTCTGCGTCGGTCGCGCGTTCTTCTCGACCCGCACCACAAGCGTCAACACCTGTTCCACGCCGCGAGTCTGCCAGGACCCCCGATGCACTACGGTGACCGACCTCGGTTAAACGAACGTTCGACAGTGAGGCCACGGCAAGACGATGACGCGGAAGATCACGAGAGTTCCCCAACTGTCCCCGGAGTGCGGAGTCAACCTGGCGATCCTGGCCATGGCGGCCGATCTGCCCGGCGACCGCAACTCGGCGGAGATGATGGCGGAGTGCGCCGAGGACCTGGCCACCCACGGTCAGACCGCTGACGCACTGGAATGGTTCTCGCGCATCGTCGAGGGCGGCGAGCCGGAGCTCGGGCCGCATGCGGCACTCCGGATCGCCGGACTGCTCGTCGACTACGACCTCGAGACTGCGCAGGCCGCACTGCGGTACGCCGCCGACAACGGGACCGGCGACGTTGCCGAGTTCGCCGCCGACAACCTGCGGATCCTGACCGAGCACGAGGTGCCGCCGCGCACGGAGCCGGCCACCGTCGAAGAGGTCGTCGGCCGCACCGCCATGGCGCGGGGCGTGATACTGAACGTCGAAGGTGACCCCGCCGCAGCGTCCGAGGCTCTTGAGCAGGCCACCGAATGCCCGGTCCCCGACATCGCCGCGTCCGCGGCGTTCGAGCTGGGCAATCTGCTCGAGGACGACGGCGACCTGACGGGAGCGCAGGCCGCCTATCGGCAGGCGGCCGAGCTTCGCCGGCCGCGCGTGAGCGGTCAGGCCGCCATCAACCTGGGGCTGGTACTGAGCAAGCAGATGGATGTCCGCGGCGCCCACGCCGCGTACGGCCTCGCGGTCGAGGTCGGCGATCCCGATGACGTTGCCAAGGGCAATGATCTGCTGGAGCAGCTCGCCGCGCTGGGTGATCTGGACGAGGTGCACGCACGTGCCCAGCAGCTGGATCTGACCGACCCCGACCTGGTCGGCGGGAGTGCGGTCGCGGCCGGCGAGAAGTTCCTCGGCGACGGCGACCTGCAGTCCGCACTCCGGGCCTTCGAGAAGGCCATGGACACCGGCCACCCGATCCACGCGCCCGAGGGCGCCGCCTGGGTCGCCGCGGCGTTCTACCAGGTGGAAGGAATGCGTGGCGCCGAGGCCGCGATCGGGCGGCTCTCCGAGATCGGCCGGGCGGACCTGACGCCGCGGGGCTGGTTCATGTTCGGTTGCCGGCTGGTGAACGGCGGCAACGTCAAGGACGGCGAGAACGCGTGGAAGCGGCCGGTCGGTGATGCTCGCGCGGCCGCGGAGTGCGGGCGGCACGTCGTACGCGGGAAGCTGGCCAAAGCAGAGACGGCGTTCGAGGAGGTACTCACGGCGGCCCCGGACCTGGCCGGTCACCTCGGCGGTCTGACGCTGGAGGTCGGCGACCTGTACACGGGTCACCGCGCCCAGGCGACGTACGAGCTCGCTCTCAGGTTCGGTGAGCGTGCCGAGCTGCCCTGGCTGATCGAACAGGCGCGCGCGAGTCTGGCTCGTTGAGACGTACGTACGAGTTGTAGGTTGGCCTCATGCAGCAGTACCTGGATCTTCTTCGGCATGTGCTGGACAACGGGGCGGAGAAGGGCGACCGGACCGGGACGGGCACGTTGAGCGTGTTCGGGTACCAGTCGCGGTACGACCTGCGGGACGGGTTCCCGGCGGTGACGACGAAGAAGCTGCACCTGCGGTCGGTGATCGGCGAGCTGATCTGGTTCCTCAGCGGCTCGACGAACGTCAAGTGGCTGCACGAGAACAACATCTCGATCTGGGACGAGTGGGCCGACGCCGACGGTGACCTGGGTCCGGTGTACGGGTACCAGTGGCGGTCCTGGCCGACGCCCGACGGGCGGCACGTGGACCAGATCGCCAACCTGATCGCGTCGATCAAGAAGAACCCGGACTCCCGCCGGCACATCGTGAACGCGTGGAACGTGGCCGACGTGGACGACATGGCGTTGCCGCCGTGTCACACGATGTTCCAGTTCTACGTCGCGGACGGCCGGCTGTCCTGCCAGCTCTACCAGCGGTCGGCCGACATCTTCCTGGGCGTGCCGTTCAACATCGCGTCGTACGCGCTGCTCACCCACATGGTCGCGCAGCAGACCGGGCTCGAGGTCGGCGACTTCGTGCACACCCTCGGTGACGCGCACCTGTACCTGAACCACCTGGACCAGGCCCGCCTGCAGCTCACCCGCGAGCCACGGCCGCTGCCGACCCTCCAACTCGCGCAGCGCGACTCGATCGACGGGTACGAGATCGCCGACGTCGAGCTGATCGGCTACGACCCGCACCCCGGTATCAAGGCCCCCATCGCCGTATGAGCATCATCCTGATCGCCGCGGTCGGACGGAACGGTGTGATCGGGCGGGACAACGACCTGCCCTGGCGGATCCGCGAGGACCTGCAGCGGTTCAAGCAACTCACCCTCGGCCACACCCTCGTGATGGGCCGCAAGACCTACGACTCGATCGGCCGCCCGCTCCCGGGCCGCCGTACCGTCGTCGTCACCCGGCAACCCGATTGGTCCGCGGACGGCGTCGACGTCACGCACTCCCTCGAAGAGGCGTTGAAGTACGACGGCACGCTGTACGTCGCCGGCGGCGGCGAGATCTACCGCCAGGCCCTCCCGTACGCCGACGCCCTCGAACTCACCGAGGTCGACCAGTCCCCCGATGGCGACGTCACCTTCCCGGAACTCGACCCGGCGACCTGGATCGAGACCGCCCGCGACCCCCACGACGGCTTCTCCTTCGTTAGCTATCGCCGCAGCTAACAACGAGTAGGCAACAGCGCCACCAGGAAGACCTGGAACCGCGTAGATTGTGTGCGCGTCACGGAGGTATCCAGGCGCGCATCTCGGAGGGGAACACGATGACTGAAGCCGACAACACCGCTGCTCAGCCCGCTGCCGCGCAGCAGGCTGCGGCACCGCTGCAGCCGCCGACGGCCACCGCGCCGGGACTGATACTGACCGCACCGCCACCGTCACAGCCGGTGGCCGAGACCGCCGCGCCGAGTATGGCTCCGGCCGTCGACCCGGCCGCGTTGCCGGGGCTCGACACCAAGGTGGACACCTTCCTGACCGCGCTGATGGCGGCCGAGCCGCGCTCGCCGGAGTTCGCGTCGAAGGCCACGGACGTGCGCAGCATGGGCGACCTCGACATCCGCGCCGCGGCCGAGAGCTCGAACCGGCTGCTCCAGTCGCCGGTGCGGGCGCTGCAGGAAGGCGGCCTGTCGGAGGGTTCGACCGTCGGCAAGACGCTGCTGGAGCTGCGCCGTACGGTCGAGGACCTGGACCCGAAGGAAGCCACCGGGGTGAAGAAGCTCCTCGGGATGATCCCGTTCGGAGACAAGATCGAGGACTACTTCCGCAAGTACCAGACCGCGCAGAGCCACCTCGAGGGCATCCTGCACGCCCTGCGCAACGGCCAGGACGAGCTCGGCAAGGACAACGCCGCGCTGAACCTGGAGAAGCAGCAGCTCTGGGACGCGATGACGCGGCTGAACCAGTACGTGTACGTCGCCGAGCGTCTCGACGCGCGACTGTCCGCGGCGATCGCGGAGCTGCAGACGACCAACCCGGACAAGGCGAAGGCGTTCCGCGAGGACGTGCTGTTCTACGTCCGGCAGAAGCACCAGGACCTGCTCACCCAGCTGGCCGTGTCGATCCAGAACTACCTGGCCATCGACATCGTGATCAAGAACAACATCGAGCTGATCAAGGGCGTCGACCGGGCGTCCACGACCACGGTCTCGGCGCTGCGTACGGCGGTCATCGTCGCGCAGGCGCTCGGTAACCAGAAGCTCGTACTGGACCAGATCACCGCACTGAACACGACCACCAGCGGGATGATCGAGCGCACCTCGGAGATGCTGCGCGACAACTCGGTGGCGATCCAGCAGCAGGCCGCGTCCGCGACGATCGGGCTGCCGCAGCTGCAGGCCGCGTTCGCGAACATCTACGCCACCATGGACGCGATCGACACGTTCAAGGGCGAGGCGCTGGACAACATGGCCGCGACGATCGGCACGCTGGAGAACGAGGTGACCAAGTCCCGCGGGTACCTGGACCGGGTCTCCCAGCAGAACCAGCAGGTCGTCCACGGCAGCCTCGACCTCAACCTCGATCGCTGACCCACACCACCACCTGGAGACGGGGGACTGCATGGCGCTCGGTGACTTCTTTGCGCGGCTGACCGGTCGCAAGGAGGAGCCCGAGCCTGCCCCGGTGCCCCGGCCGCCGACGAACGACGACCTGCTGGCGGCGCTGATCCGGGTCGAGCAGCTGGTCGCGGGCGGCGCCGTACCGGCCGTCGTCGCGTCGCGGGTCGCCCGGGTGGTTCGCGTCGTACGGGAGACCATTCCGCGGCTCGGGAACCTCGGCGGCAGCGTGCAGGCGTACTCCGTGATGGCGACGGCGACCGACTACCTGCCGGAGGCGATCGGCGGGTACCTGCGGCTGCCGCGGCAGTGGGCCGACACGCGTCCGGTGGACCGCGGCAAGACGTCGCTGATGATCCTGATCGACCAGTTGGACCTCTTGGCCGCGACGATGGACAAGGTCTTCGACGCGGTGAACCGCGCCGACGCGGCGGCACTGATCGCCCACGGCAGGTTCCTGCAGGAGAAGTTCGGCACCGGTTCCACCGGCGGAGGCTTGGCACTCGGCCCGACCGGGTCGACCCCGCCGCCCGACATGGGACCGGCGGGACCACTGGCACCACCACCTGGACGAGGAGGGTCATGAGCGGCGCGGGGGGAAAGTCTCTGCAGCAGGCGTTGTCCGAGCTGCTCGTGGTCGCCGGCCGCGCCGGTGTCGCGGACGATCGAGCCCGGTCGGAGGCGTTGGCGCTGGCGGCAGCACTGGCCGAGTCGGCATCCGGTGCGCCCGCCGACTGGGGCAAGGTGTTCGAGGGCGCGACGACGCAGGACTTCTTCGACGCCGCCGTCCGTGGACGTCGCTGGCGCGGCGCTCCGACGGCTGTCCTGACCGAGCTGATCGCGAGTGGGTCGGCGGAGAAGGCGGCGTACGCCGAAGCCCTGGCGGAGGTCGCGTCCGCGGCCTGCACGTTGGGTGAGCCCACGATGCGCGTCGTCGGCAACGCGTCGGTGGCAGCTGCGGCGCAGCTACAAGCTGCTGGTGCCCGTCCGCTGCAAGTTGCGTCGACCCCGCAACCGAAGACCCAGGAAGCACCGCAAGCAGAAGAAGCAGTAGAGGAAGAGCCGACCAAGACGGTTGAGGAGCTGCTGGCTGAGCTGGACGAGCTGACCGGGCTGGCTCGGGTCAAGCGCGAGGTGCACCGGCAGGTCGCCGTACTGCGGGTCGAGAAACTTCGGACCGAGGCGGGCCTGAAGAGCCCGACGATCACGCGACACCTGGTGTTCGTGGGGAATCCGGGCACCGGGAAGACGACCGTCGCGCGGCTGGTGAGCGGGATCTACAAGGCGCTCGGCCTGCTGTCGAAGGGGCAACTCGTCGAGGTCGACCGGTCCGAGCTCGTCGCCGGGTACCTCGGGCAGACCGCGACGAAGACCGCCGAGGTGGTCGCCTCCGCCGCCGGCGGCGTGCTGTTCATCGACGAGGCGTACAGCCTGACCGCGGGCGACCTGGGCGCCGACCAGTACGGACGGGAAGCCGTCGACACGCTGGTCAAGGAGAT
This Kribbella sp. NBC_00482 DNA region includes the following protein-coding sequences:
- a CDS encoding Clp protease N-terminal domain-containing protein; amino-acid sequence: MSDHKDVRAILVRAARAEARQDGSRTIEAEHVLLALAALEDSPAARLLADAGLTEDTIRAALSREWEQSLAVAGIAVRTGLLPEATPDRARDPQIGESTKLMLRRAMDAPPKMARFGSMRILVGLLEADRGRVARTIQAAGVDRTALHAKATEALAAGTR
- a CDS encoding ArsR/SmtB family transcription factor, producing the protein MMVDADQLDRAFAALADPVRRAMIARLSRGPATVNELAEPFPITKQAVSRHIQVLEAAGLITRTRDGQRRPCHLVPTALEALTSWIDEYRLETERRFRRMEALLKEKES
- a CDS encoding SRPBCC domain-containing protein, giving the protein MSGTTINTPAGTPFVEVTREFAATPAQLFRVMTDRELVSEWLGPRDLDATIEEYDVRTGGKYRYIHRDDSGEYAFRGVFHAVEQDKLIIQTFEWEGAPAEVCIEKMTLEPTENGVRLHQQSVFPSVEARDQSIEYGMESGINDSMDRLAELLAKES
- a CDS encoding dihydrofolate reductase family protein, with the translated sequence MSQVVVDISVSLDGYVTGPDAGIGNGLGDGGEALHDWVFHGTDADRAVLDAAFASSGAVVQGRNLFDVIDAPGGWSDEMGYGAKPTGEVNPPVFVVTHTPPAQTRLGDRFRFVGSPAEAIAQATEVADGKDVYVMGGGQICHAMLSEGLADVLRLHLAPVVLGGGTRLFSAEAAPAYALELIEAVSTPAAQHLTYRVVKEQ
- a CDS encoding dihydrofolate reductase family protein, producing the protein MGNVIASAVVSLDGFVATTEDEVGPLFDWYNNGPVEIYGTDPGRPFHVSQASADYMNTSWGNVGVVLCGRRLFDITNGWEGIPPFGEHVVVVTHQPPTDWPFPDAPYAFASGIEEAVAKAQELAGDRDISLAAGNLTGQALRAGLVDELSYNLVPVIFGTGKRFFGDYADEQLLLDDPKVVEGDRVTHLHYRVRKG
- a CDS encoding peptidyl-tRNA hydrolase, with amino-acid sequence MEQVLTLVVRVEKNARPTQTDALETAARAVLAILADERSHGEGEWAPAMAAWQDNRIRKITKRARGAEWRRAEALPGITMHGGTAEVRVFPPTGVDDVPPELFKLQVTGTDFEDTADLPPLEPGVPVLWVNPALEMSSGKAMAQCGHAAQLAWWALSPEARKEWAAADFALAVRTANPPHWNHLLTTDLPVVQDAGFTEITPGSKTVIADHPFLTR
- a CDS encoding thymidylate synthase; protein product: MQQYLDLLRHVLDNGAEKGDRTGTGTLSVFGYQSRYDLRDGFPAVTTKKLHLRSVIGELIWFLSGSTNVKWLHENNISIWDEWADADGDLGPVYGYQWRSWPTPDGRHVDQIANLIASIKKNPDSRRHIVNAWNVADVDDMALPPCHTMFQFYVADGRLSCQLYQRSADIFLGVPFNIASYALLTHMVAQQTGLEVGDFVHTLGDAHLYLNHLDQARLQLTREPRPLPTLQLAQRDSIDGYEIADVELIGYDPHPGIKAPIAV
- a CDS encoding dihydrofolate reductase; the protein is MSIILIAAVGRNGVIGRDNDLPWRIREDLQRFKQLTLGHTLVMGRKTYDSIGRPLPGRRTVVVTRQPDWSADGVDVTHSLEEALKYDGTLYVAGGGEIYRQALPYADALELTEVDQSPDGDVTFPELDPATWIETARDPHDGFSFVSYRRS
- a CDS encoding toxic anion resistance protein, with product MTEADNTAAQPAAAQQAAAPLQPPTATAPGLILTAPPPSQPVAETAAPSMAPAVDPAALPGLDTKVDTFLTALMAAEPRSPEFASKATDVRSMGDLDIRAAAESSNRLLQSPVRALQEGGLSEGSTVGKTLLELRRTVEDLDPKEATGVKKLLGMIPFGDKIEDYFRKYQTAQSHLEGILHALRNGQDELGKDNAALNLEKQQLWDAMTRLNQYVYVAERLDARLSAAIAELQTTNPDKAKAFREDVLFYVRQKHQDLLTQLAVSIQNYLAIDIVIKNNIELIKGVDRASTTTVSALRTAVIVAQALGNQKLVLDQITALNTTTSGMIERTSEMLRDNSVAIQQQAASATIGLPQLQAAFANIYATMDAIDTFKGEALDNMAATIGTLENEVTKSRGYLDRVSQQNQQVVHGSLDLNLDR
- a CDS encoding AAA family ATPase is translated as MSGAGGKSLQQALSELLVVAGRAGVADDRARSEALALAAALAESASGAPADWGKVFEGATTQDFFDAAVRGRRWRGAPTAVLTELIASGSAEKAAYAEALAEVASAACTLGEPTMRVVGNASVAAAAQLQAAGARPLQVASTPQPKTQEAPQAEEAVEEEPTKTVEELLAELDELTGLARVKREVHRQVAVLRVEKLRTEAGLKSPTITRHLVFVGNPGTGKTTVARLVSGIYKALGLLSKGQLVEVDRSELVAGYLGQTATKTAEVVASAAGGVLFIDEAYSLTAGDLGADQYGREAVDTLVKEMEDRRDDLVVIVAGYPEPMEVFIAANPGLASRFRTTIEFENYSDDELTDILTGLAEAADYELVPEAVDKFHEVLATTARDSSFGNGRFARNVLEAAIGRQAWRLRDVPAPTTPQLRQILAEDLSEQADEQGEEA